A genomic stretch from Setaria viridis chromosome 1, Setaria_viridis_v4.0, whole genome shotgun sequence includes:
- the LOC117847632 gene encoding LOW QUALITY PROTEIN: ethylene receptor 4 (The sequence of the model RefSeq protein was modified relative to this genomic sequence to represent the inferred CDS: substituted 2 bases at 2 genomic stop codons): MAADAVLVRTARRCGGCDGREDAAVEALLQWQKVSDLLIAASLLSIPLELLYFATCAALAPLRRALLQLGAFIVACGVTYLLNALSYDRPGSCRVLAALTSAKALGALATTAAAASLPVFFPRLLRIEARVSLLRAKARKLDRDLAAVRRREEAVWRVVRAVTRLARDSAGAPRAILRTTMLQQAATLGLHNCAVWVPVAAAPHHGGGMLQLTHQLLLPDEDDKALDGGTRAISVRHPDVAAALASRDAMALRPSSVLATASGGGLPLASAAAAIRIPNFHGGGNASEPESYAILVLVRRADDDHRSSPPGWSSQDLEIVQAVADPVAAALSHAVALEESQLIRQRLAEQHGVLLHARSELEAATRARDAAHAAVRDAVARPAHAVVGLLSVMQQEAAAAVLRPEQRLDLDAVARTSALLSSTLADTAMATLSTKDSHDPPTLAARRPFELQSLVRDAASVAGCLARCRGLGFSHQLEGSGGAVPEWVVGDEKRVFHLLLHMVGAVLSRCRRRLAAGGVLSFSVCSCNSIAGDDQDRIPVRERAKISAGGNQVFVKFQVGLITRSVESDHGSLPASWPPPSGHAPDSGDDVRLSAAVCKRIAQVMNGNMWWAPESEEGLGETMTLLLRFQLQPPLNPHVPGSGTYRIGASPRTLPQHHHFSGLRVLLADGDAVSAEVTRKLLERLGCXVVPVASAADCLSXLASAEPPFQLVVLDLDAAGTTAAMDGFEVALRIRELSNACWLLVLVAVAASGIDDRVRDMCRRAGVNGLIEKPVTLPALGAQLQRVLQSN; encoded by the exons ATGGCGGCGGACGCGGTGCTGGTGCGGACGGCGCGGCGCTGCGGCGGTTGCGACGGGCGCGAggacgcggcggtggaggcgctgctgcagTGGCAGAAGGTGAGCGACCTCCTCATCGCGGCGTCGCTCCTGTCCATCCCGCTGGAGCTCCTCTACTTCGCCACCTGCGCCGCGCTGGCGCCGCTCCGGCGGGCGCTCCTCCAGCTCGGCGCCTTCATCGTCGCGTGCGGCGTCACCTACCTGCTCAACGCGCTCTCCTACGACCGTCCGGGCTCCTGCcgcgtcctcgccgcgctcACCTCCGCCAAGGCCCTCGGCGcgctcgccaccaccgccgccgcggcctccctcCCCGTCTTCTTCCCGCGCCTGCTCCGCATCGAGGCCCGCGTGTCCCTCCTCCGCGCCAAGGCGCGCAAGCTCGaccgcgacctcgccgccgtccgccgccgcgaggAGGCCGTGTGGCGCGTCGTCCGAGCCGTCACCCGCCTCGCCCGCGActccgccggcgcgccgcgagCCATCCTCCGTACCACCATGCTCCAGCAAGCCGCCACCCTCGGCCTCCACAACTGCGCCGTCTGGGTGCCCGTCGCGGCCGCGCCTCACCACGGTGGCGGCATGCTGCAGCTCACccaccagctgctgctgccggacgAAGACGACAAGGCGCTCGACGGAGGCACGCGCGCCATCTCCGTCCGTCACCCGGACGTGGCCGCCGCACTGGCCAGCAGGGACGCCATGGCGCTCAGGCCAAGCTCCGTGCttgcgacggcgagcggcggtggccTGCCGCTGGcatccgccgcggcggccataCGGATCCCAAATTTCCACGGAGGGGGCAACGCATCAGAGCCGGAGAGCTACGCAATCTTAGTTCTGGTTCGTCGAGCTGACGATGATCACAGATCATCACCTCCAGGATGGAGCAGCCAGGATCTGGAGATCGTGCAGGCCGTCGCCGACCCGGTGGCCGCCGCGCTCTCCCACGCGGTGGCGCTAGAGGAGTCGCAGCTGATCCGGCAGAGGCTGGCGGAGCAGCACGGGGTGCTGCTGCACGCGAGGAGCGAGCTCGAGGCGGCGACCAGGGCGAGGGacgccgcgcacgccgcggTGCGCGACGCTGTGGCGAGGCCGGCGCACGCCGTCGTCGGCCTGCTCTCCGTGATGCagcaggaggccgccgccgccgtgctgcgcCCCGAGCAGAGgctcgacctcgacgccgtcgCCCGGACAAgcgccctcctctcctccaccctGGCGGACACCGCCATGGCAACGTTGTCGACGAAGGACAGCCATGACCCGCCTACCCTGGCGGCAAGGAGGCCGTTCGAGCTCCAGTCGCTGGTCAGGGACGCGGCCAGCGTTGCCGGATGCTTGGCCAGATGCCGGGGCCTCGGCTTCTCGCACCAGCtggagggcagcggcggcgctgttCCCGAATGGGTGGTCGGCGACGAAAAGAGGGTCTTCCATCTCCTGCTGCACATGGTGGGCGCTGTGCTgagccgatgccgccgccgccttgccgcAGGCGGTGTCCTGTCGTTTTCGGTCTGCAGCTGCAATAGCATCGCCGGTGACGATCAGGACCGGATCCCAGTGCGAGAGCGAGCCAAAATCTCTGCTGGTGGCAACCAAGTGTTTGTCAAGTTCCAAGTTGGGCTGATCACAAGATCAGTGGAGAGTGATCATGGGAGTTTGCCTGCATCCTGGCCGCCACCATCCGGCCATGCTCCTGATTCCGGTGACGACGTGCGGTTAAGCGCCGCTGTGTGCAAAAGGATTGCACAG GTGATGAACGGAAACATGTGGTGGGCACCGGAGTCCGAAGAAGGCCTCGGAGAAACCATGACGCTCCTCCTGCGGTTCCAGCTGCAGCCGCCACTCAATCCGCACGTGCCCGGTTCAGGCACGTACCGGATCGGAGCCTCGCCGAGGACACTTCCACAGCACCACCACTTCAGCGGCCTGAGGGTCCTGCTCGCGGACGGCGACGCCGTGAGCGCGGAGGTCACCCGGAAGCTCCTCGAGCGGCTCGGCTGCTAGGTGGTGCCGGTGGCGTCGGCCGCCGACTGCCTGAGCTAGCTGGCGAGTGCCGAGCCGCCGTTCCAGCTGGTGGtcctcgacctcgacgccgccggcacGACCGCCGCGATGGATGGGTTCGAGGTGGCCCTCAGGATCCGGGAGCTCAGCAAcgcctgctggctgctggtcCTCGTCGCCGTGGCGGCGAGCGGCATCGACGACCGCGTGCGCGACATGTGCCGGCGGGCTGGGGTGAACGGGCTCATCGAGAAGCCCGTCACGCTCCCGGCGCTGGGAGCTCAACTTCAGAGGGTCCTCCAGAGCAACTGA